The following DNA comes from Rhipicephalus microplus isolate Deutch F79 chromosome 6, USDA_Rmic, whole genome shotgun sequence.
cccacttgTTTCAAGGCTGCTTCATTACGGGCATGAGTGAGATCGACGGACTCTGTTTCCAGAAAAGACTGCTTGTGAAGTGAAGATTACTTTGTCCTGTGTCTGCAGGCAAAGCTTTTTTTTCCAGTAGTCCTACAAGTGGCCATGTGGCAGAGGTACTACACTGTGCATGCATGTTGCCCGAGCTGGTAGTTTTGGCTTGGACAACACAGTGACAGTGGTTTTTGGGCTCACCCATGCTATCGCTGCACTTTTCCATCTGAAAACAAGAACATAGCTACCAGTTCGCTTAGAATGTTTCAACAGAATGATGATCCTGCATAGATTTATTTGGGCTCGAGACTAACATATTGCAGTACATGCACAATGAAGAACAACTTTCACTGGTGTAGTGCACTCCTGTGGCACCTTCTCAGTTCGTTGCACACAGCCGCACGGTCTGACCTTGGGAGCGCGGGCGTCAACATGTTTTACAAATAAAATCAACGGGGTGTATGTAACGCAGAACGTTGCATAGTTCGTCCTTTCGATGCACCGGAGCGGTCAGCTCTCCATGGAGAGTCTCAGGGCGGCCTCGAGCATTTCGTCGTCCGAGAGCGTGGACGCCTCGGTGGGCGTCTTGGCCTGCTGGCTTTCCTGCAGACTCTGCTGCAGCGCCTCCTGGAGGTCGGGATCGCTGTCTTCCTCGTGAAAGTCATCCGCTTGGCACTGTGGCAGTTCGCCAACCACCACGAAGATGGAGTAACCTGAGATGGGTATTAAGGAAAGCCATACGACATTCGCAAGAGCAAGCATTTCGGCGAGTTGGCATGGATAAGTGGTGGAAGTTGAAACAGCGCAAAGTGTAACGCAGACTTGTGGAAGGAAAAAGACAACGGTGTTTGTGTTAGGTGTACCTTAACTTGTCTGCGTTTGATGATCCGCCACGTGAATTTCCAGCAAGAACAGATGTATCAAAGACAATGATATGTGGTATAATAACGGTGTCGTAGCATTGCTTAGAATGTACCAATAAAAAATGTAGGTACCACCTACACAGCCATGGCATGCCTGCTAAATTATACGGAATTAGTGCAGAAGGACTAAGTTAAGCTGCTAACAGTAAAAGAAAAGAGTGAAAAAAGTATGTGCATTTAAAAATGAAGGCTTTTGAATAACAATCGGCAGCAATATAAAAATTAGAGCTATAAATTGAAACAATTAAAAAGGGAGATACATTCAAGTTGTTTCAACAGAGCATTTTAATAAAAGCTACGAGTTTAATATATTATCTGCAAGTGAATAAGGTGCACGATATTTATAATTCAGAACTGTGGATCCTGTAATTCTGAATTAGTGACAAGGGGTTAACCGTGCCAGCTGGTTTTCATTTAATGGGATACTGAACGAAAATTGGAAAACCTGACGAAACTCTGCAATTCTACACAGAAGATGCGACTGTTCTGAAAAACAGAGttgatttcccatattttttaaCAGTTGGCTGTATTTTAAGTGGACTGTCAGCGCGTGGTGGCTGCAGGCAAGCGGGAGCCGTGACGTCGCAATCGCCGAGGTGCACGCAGGGTGCACGAGTTCCTGTCCTCTTTCTTTTCTCCACCTCTCTATTCATTCCACTTAACCCTTCCACAAAAGCACTGATGCTTTGCCTCAGCCAGAAGCATTGTTTGCAACCGGTGTTGTACAAACTGGTTTTGGAAATTGTAAAGGAGGGAGATGAGCGAGCTGAGAGACACGGGCGAAGGCTGGCGTTGCTGGCTTGCCCATTTCGGGTGGATGTGACGGCACCAAACGTCGCCTCCTGTCATTCATGGCAAGGCTGCTACACGTGACAGTTTGTTAAAAATGCATTAAATGAATGATTTTTCTCAAGTTGCTGCCTGGAATGAAAGTTGTGTCTATTGATTCCAGAACTAAGTTTTTTGCTTTGTTTGGAAATCTTCTTCAGCATCCCTTTAACGGTTCGTGATTACTACATAAAGTATTACGTTGGGTCAAATCTGCGATGAAATTTACCAGGATGATCAAGTTTCCGACCCAAAACCAGCTACACATAGGCTGTATTGGGAAGTCAACCATCTGAAATGCCCGAGAAGTGCTTGACGTCATGAAAATGAGTAAGCACTACTAGATGGAGCATTCATGCATATTCTCTGTGGGTGGGACGGCGATGGCATTGGGCAGAGCCATATATTTTCTTATATGTACACTAGATGGAACTCGGGAATTAAGTGTTTGTGGGAGCTGCGACACACAGTGCCTCAGCcagcatgggaacgatgggtaatACACAACAGTACGtaatgttgggctagttggtacatattaagttgaaatacgtggcgcaaggttgccaatgagaagaacgagaagagacagaaagagcgccaactcacaactaagtttattttcatgaagcattcTTAATATATAGGCTCTTCGAGGACATGCGCAGAACATTTCATACACCGCACGTGCAGGCATGAACATTTTTGATGATGTAATAAACGATTATTTCAATCATGATATCTAGGAACCAGCAAAAACAGATATGCCTGATGCAAAGTCGTTCaaaaaaaaccaaacacacccaagcctgcgcaaaaaattcgaggaaaaaacagcaaaaaaaaaggactgaCAGACACCTCGTAGCAACCATTTAAAGTACATCTAGATCCAACAGTTGGAATTCTCTATTACGCAGCAAAACTGAAGGCACGCTGACGCACGAGTCACCTTTCTTCcttatgtgaaaggcttcgagtaacTCCCGAGCGCATCCCGGCTCCTTCCAAGTAGTCACATGCGATCGAACTGCGGCGTGCAGCCACACGAAGCACAGTGGAAGGGTAAATGAGACCCTGTTCCATTTCTAATTGATATAGAATGCTCCCTTAAACATTCATTTGTACAGCGCCCTGTACAAATGAACCTAATACACAAATTTATCTAATCTTCGTTcttttggcttcgcgtggcttggagccgCCTTGTCACGAGACGACAATCAGCAAATATTCAGCAGTCTCTCTACACGGCCTTAAGCTTTTAGGCTTATCGATTCAAATCTGGTCACAAAATTCCCAACGGTCTGATCTTTCATTCAAAATAAAATAGAATCGCAACAATGAGCAAAACCACATGTGCGTTCGAAGcttgcaagcacgaagactaggcaactTTGCATACATACCCATCATCTGCAtagtggctgaacgatcgcattGCCAGCGTCCCCTCTAGTTGATTTGAGTAAATGCCATAGGCAGAGCAGACACTTCTTAGGTTGAAAACCGAGTGTGTAGGTTCATTACCTTCCTGTTGTAGCTGAGCGAGGAAAAGTGCGAGGTAGGTCCTGGAGATGGGCTGCGGCCCCGACAGCAGCGAGTTGAGGTTGAACCAGCGGCTGCCCAGCTTGCGGATGGTGAACCAGTGGTCCTTGTAATTGCATATGTAGGCCGTCGACTGCCTGCAAGTGGTGGAACAGGCTATATCATGATCCGAATGCAGCACAACAATACCGGAGCAGTAATAGACAGCATCTACTAGCCCGCTATCGCGCAGTTTTCAGACAAGCCTAGAGTTTttttctttaaaggggccctcaaacactttttcaagtaaccatggaatgaattcactgaaagagcttattgcctcatgaattcaacgccgcaaaacaTTTCAAAAATCCGTCCAGAGCGAGTGGAGTTGCCAAGATTTGTAGCATactgcgattgcattctctcgtcccgacgaacgcactggaagctaagcagggagggatggcaggagcaaaaaaaaaaaaaaaacacacacacacacacataacgcgcgcctcgtcaccttgagcacttttttcttttttcggatGTGCGGCTTTTCCAGTGTGATCGTGTGTGCACGCGTGTAAAAGTTGCAGACTCCTGCAGCggtctctgtaacgaccgagcgtgcaattttcaaatcagccaatggttgaTTGATGGGCTATATaaaagtgatttttgagcgtcttccgtgatttgtcgagcgAAGAGAAGGCAATTTTTAGCTTACTgatgatttattgtgaattacaggccaagtgctgtgctataatatttggatcgcgtgttgttgggagcctctacAACGAATCGgcggcgttttctgaccatgctcaaaaagtggtgcagggcccctttaaagggacactaatttCAAATGCCATATCAGATTATGCTATTGAATTATTGTTGAAAAACGCTATCCTCGTTAACTCTCCAAccattatgaatgaaaaaaaatgaacgctGAACTTTCATTCCTGAATTTGAAGCGTACGTCACAGCACACAGGTGTCAATGCGATGACACACATTCCAAAGCCTTCTACTTTCTGGCCAAATTGGCTCAATATTTTCCTGACACTTGTCGGTCAAGTTCCTGGTTCCCTCAGAACAAAACGTAGTTCATTTATGCCAACCGATTACGATGTACAGCCCTTGCAGATTCCTTCAGAAAGTAGGACATCACGCGGAGGCAATGCAGAAACTTTTGCGGCGGAGTCGCCACCACTATTTTCTTCTTGTGCCTTCTGCGACCTACCGAGCCTACCTGCCCATTGCAAGGGTGGCACTTTTGTGACTCAGGAAGGGCAATTTACTTATACATGTGCAAACCGTTTTTTCTATTTAACGTCCCTTTTAGAGTTTGGGCACTGACAAATCAAGTACTTCGAGAGATTCTTAAGCATGCATCTGTTTCTAATGcatttcttcttgttcttgttttgcTGGCAGTGGCTGCTGCAGTTTACAGAGAAAATGTTCTGACAAAGCCACCCATAAATGTTCCCAAGCTATTTTGAGGCCTTCAGGCACAGATTCATTTGCGAACATAGAGGCCCACAAGCCGTACTGTAACACGACGTAATTGCCACTACGCCAAGAAGTGTCATAACCCTTCTTTTACGAAACCCTCTTTGTACGAGTCAGATAGCTCCCCTATTCTATTAACAGAGCGGCATTGCGACTCCTCTGAAGCTATCCACATACACCCTCAATAAACGTGCTCTATGAAACCCTTTTGTCTCCCACATGAATAGCCAACCAGTATAGCTATTAACGACATTCGAAAATGATTGGTGAAGTGGATATTCTAAAAATATGTAAAGAAAAGAACCTGCAACCGTAGGCTTAATTACTAGCCTTACGTAGGATCTGCTTGGGCTGCCTGCGCCACTGCATCAGTGCTGCTGTAAGGCACAAGTTCGAGGCCCCACACTTTGAGTGCGCTGGCAATCACTTGCACAGAGAAGTAGCCACTGTCGTCCAGGTTCCCCGATGGTTGCTGCGTTCGAAGAGAAGTGAACCTTTTGCACAGTGTCACACAATGAGCCGGGAATGATAGAAGAGCTAGTTTACAAGAGCAAGCTCCTACTTTATGATGCCCTCGCATGGCTCTGGTGTTTATTTGGGAACTGGTTGACATTTGGAGACGTGCATAAACTATCCAAGAAATATTGCATATGCAAATAGATCCTAAGTTTAATAGGACACCATTTGAATTTTATATGAAAAATTTTCAAAAGTTGACACAGCCCAAAAGTTTTGCTTTTAACTTCGAGTGGTCAATGAAACGAAAATTTTCAGTTCACGTTGGTTGGTGTCTAATCAGAGGCCGAGCTGTCAAGAGCCCAGAAAACTTGCTGGTAATTTGCATGGTGGTGTAAAATACGAATGGGCTGTTAAAAATTAATTACATATTTTTTATAAGCTAGTCTCCGTATTGTTGTTCCCTGACATCTTAATATGGTAAACGTGATCCACATGCTCATGAAAGAGATAACGTGACGTTTCCTTGGTTTCTCCATTGCAACATGCCAGTGGATATTTTGTACATATTGGTGCATTACATCGTCACAAGTAGCCACACTAGTGCATGATGTCACCAGAATTCATACCATAGCCTTTTACGTAAAAATAAAATATCAGCATTTTCTAAGCCTCACACTTGCTCCAAGCTGCATGTGTAGACCGAACATTTGTATGGTGATGTGACACAAATAAAAACTGGCGTGACATGATTCGAAAAGTAGCATAAGTAACGCTTCGACAGCTGGCTCAAGTTTTAACTCGTGCGCATGCACAGAACGCTGAGGTTCACATGGTGGTGTAAAGTCTGTTATTGGGAAAACGGGCGTCAGCACGCCTTCATCGGCATACGAGTCGGGTCACGTGTAACTCACTCACATGCACGAAACGCTGGTAGTCGTCGCTGTTCAGGCCCCCTTCGGCCATGGTCTCGCGTTCCTGCTCGTCAATTTGCTGGGCAATCGTTGCCAGGTCAACAGCAGTGAAGTACTCGCCCTGAAGCAGTCCATTGAGGCAGTGCTGGGCACACAGCGAGCCTTCTTGCTgtttgagaaagagagagaaaaaaagacaaaagcagGTCACTGCACGAAAgcaccttagaagtgtggcagcttgggctagttggtatggtatgacgatagttagagcgcgagaacaaaacgacgacacagagacaagaagaacacaaaagacaagaaggacacgaagacgaaagaaggacacgaaagcgctcgcgctataactatcgtcacaaAAGCACCGCGTTTAATCCAACAACGAAAACATTGCATACAGCTGATAACTACACAGAGCCAATGATTGCAACGCACGAGCTACTGATACCGCTATAATCTGCATGACCATTGAAACTATAGAGCTACGGATACCACTATCATCTCTAAAACAACCTAACAAACCCGTTATTCTGGTCGTCCAACCTATCTGCACCGCGGTGACGGAGTAGCTGGCACCCACGGTGTCGATTGGCGTTAGCACACTCACACAAACGCGATTATAACTGTACCATTGTATTGAAGTCGCGAATATCGTAGCTAGATCCTGCAAAAGCATTAGTCTTATTTTATACGCCGCGAACTCCAACGTTCGCGTTGTGCGTCTGTTTCCAAAGTGACGCTTCACCAAACAAGAGCCTAGGTTTCCGAAGCATGAGACATGTTTTGACAGCAAGCACAACAGATAGTTCAAAAGACATTAACGAAAAGTTGTTGCTAGCGTTTCATTTATTCTCGTGAACGAACAACACAAACGCCAAGGGCGCACAAGAAACGCACAGACGTCGGTGTCTCCTCGCGTTGTTTTGCCACAGTTTCTACCTTAATTTCTAGTTCGATCGCTATTTTATTCAGAACAACTCGGTTCCTACATCCAGCGGCGACGCGTAAATTAGCAGCGAAGTGAACCCCGTAAACGCGTTTAAACATGGAAGTCACTGAAGGCGAAACTAGAAACCAAGACCGCGTTTGAGAGAAAttatcattcaccgacgcaaaaTTCGGGCTCTCACCTTCTCGTGGAATATCCGTTCCATCCCTAACGGGGGCACAGCCGCACGTCACTAAGAATCGTAGGCGGCTATGCGAACAGGGCTAGCTCGGCTCACAGCAGCACAGGTGCCCATTTTCGCAATGTCCGATGATCATTTTTAACCGTCCGAAAATGGAGCTTTCCGGCACCGCTGGTTTTGAGTAGGCGGATGGTTCTCACGTGGTCGGTAGTAATTAAAAAAGGCGTGGCGCGGGCACGCACACACCGACGCGCAAGTTTGCCGTTCGTCTAACACCAATGTAAGCAAGGCACGTATGAGTGCGGAGAACGAATCAATTTCGCGTGACGATCTTCATGGGGCACGTTCGGGCGAGGCGATCTCGTCGCAGATTCTTGCTCACGTAAACATCACCACCTTTCCGAGTTGCGGTTTCGGTAGCGCCGCGCCAGGTTACCGGGCACCAGCAAGCAATGACATTGTTGCGAATTCCTCAGTACATTAGTCAATAATAACAAAATTTATTACGTTGTTTTAACGCGTTTTGACGATTTGAAGACGTTGAATTTGCGAAGTGATTATACGTAAATAGCTAAAAGTCTTTTTCACAGGTCACTACAGTCGAGTCAAGCCAATTCGGAAGACAGGAACGGACAAGCTCGAGCGAAGGTCAGGTAAAGCACACGGCATAGAAACTTGGGGTTGGTGTGTTGTTTTATCCTGTTGCGTGTTTTTTTAAAAAATACGACTGCAATCTTGTTATTCATTGCATTTCATTCGTCTACCCTTCAGGAGCGGCTTTTAGGAGCAGCTCAGCGTCTTGGTTTATGGCAGTCACTGCTGGTGCTACCCTGCTGGACAAAGTCAGGCCCGTGTTCAAATTTTGTGGGCGATACTCTGCCACCGTCCTGTTCCCGACCATCAGCGGCTACCTCATTTACGCCGATTACTCGCGCACCCAACGGTGGAAAAAAAGCAAGGCTATCTCCGAGTGAGCGGCAAGGACGCAGTAACGATTCAGGTGGGTCTTACCTTCGGTGGCCGTGCAGGTTAAACCGGAGGTCAAAATCAGGTTTACCGCGTAATCGCGCACGTAGTACGCGGCAGGCATTGCGTAAATCGCGCCCTAATATTTCTCATGCGAGTCCCAATTGAGAATATGTGTTGTGTCCTGCTATGCAGCCGCTAAATGTGCCCGCTGCGCGTCAGCTTGCGGCGTACCTGTGTTCGTCGCAGTTCCTCGCGCGCCGCGTGTGTTCCGGCTTGGTGGCGTGTTGATTCTTCTGTCTGGTACATTTGTGCACTGCCGTCCCTATTTTAGCGCATTAAAATTTAGACTAATGTTATCGGCGTCTAAAACCTACAATGCGCATCGTAGTACAGTCGGAGCGAATGAACGTTACGTAGTTTAGGTGCGGACCCAAGGGTTTCAGCAGTTAAGTCACTGCTGGTAAAAAGGAGTATGTGGTCggtttatatataaaaaaaaaaaactttttgcgttagtgtgtgtgtgttcagtgttgcaaacactaaaaaaaaagaatattgataCAGACTCTAGGATATCTATACTCGACCCTGTTGTGTTACTACTTCATACTGTTGGGCACGAATTTATGTCAGTCATGTCACCATCAGTATAGCGTCGTATGCTGTCATAACGGCGTGTGGCCGTGCACACAGGGTGAAACGACACACATCAACACGGTAAGACATGTGCACGTTCCAGGGTTCGTGGTCTCTGAGTTAGTTGTTTCACCCAGTGTGTGCAGCCGTTCATTGTAATCGACAACTTAGCCCGCAGCTTCAGTACTGGCGGATTGGAACAGGACAATTTATGGCCGAGTAACACACATACTTTTGTTTTCATCGTCTTCAGTTCTAGATATATTGGTGTAATTTAAACTCGTACACGTAATTTAGAGCCAACATTACCGGTACAACTTAAATGTATTGCCACATTATGTGGTTATCTCTAGTAATTACGCATACCAGTCATTATACTAGAAAATTTAATGTTGCATTTGAATTCACGTGAGGACAATACATTTTGTACATGTAGTCATTATAATACACACTTTACAGTAGCATCAATGAGGTCATCATTTGTTGCTTATAAACATGCTTTCTGGCGGCCAGCACCTCTATAAACAAAACATTTAAGCGCAAGGAACAGCACCCCTACTGCCCTTTTTCTTTGTGCCTAAAGCTTGTGTTCGCATCAATTCGTGCTTTCGTCCGCTGAAAATCACACATTTCACAAAAGTAGCTTGAAAATTGTCGCACAGGAATCTTGTGCTATCAGACAAAAATCGAATCATGCAGAGCGTAAGAGTGCCGAACCAAGTAACTAGACCACTACATTGGTAACGTAACTTAAGTTGGTAGCGTATTGCTGATGCTACTGGATCTGCGCAAAAAAATATAGGGAACAACATTTTCCTGACTTGATTGTACATCGTAGCGTGTTCACACTGCGGATGCTCCTGTTGGGAGATGTGGCCATTGAGACCAGCCTAGCGCCAGTTGCTTGTGAGTGTTAATTCAGGCTCGATCATGGTCTTAGTGGACGCGTGTCGAGCGACTGTGCAAGTGCGAAATCTAGCAAATCGGACAGCGACTCGACATTCAGATGTTGTGTTGGTCTGATGACTAACGGCACTGAATTATTCCCCAACCCCCGTACAGCCCGGGCTCTGCACTAGCAGACTATTTCGTTTTCCCAAAAGTGAAATCCTATCAAGAAGTTACACCACCACAGTACCCACCCAGGTACATTCGAAGAAGCTTGTAAGTACACCCTTAAAGAACCCAGAACCACCCCGAGGATGAAATTTAGTTGTGGACAATTACAACATCATGTTGTAGTTGTTCGCAAGTCTACCACAAACACGTCGCCGCAAAGATTTTTCAAACGGTGCCGTAGTAGCGCAGTTGCACAGATTTGATAATCAGAAAGCGGAGATCGCTCGTTTCACTCTTTCCTTCGCTACCCTCCATTCGTCGGCTGGTCTTCTCTCCCAAAGCTACCTTGCCCTTCACCGAGCGCCCCTCCCGATCTCGTGTGACATACGACATTGCCGACGCGCTCTTCGAATTATCGAATTAGTGTCCACTTCCGGCTACCGTGCATCTCTCAACTGCATGCTTTTCTGCTGCCCGGTGTTTTTTATTCAGTTCGCTAGGCACAACTGTTGGTACACTATTGACTTGAAACTTGAGTTAGAGGCCACAGTTGCCGATTCGCAAGTGCGCACATGTGGGCTACAATATGAAGAACAGCAAAAAGCGCGGGCAGCTGCTTGCATGCCAACCGGAAGTCGTAGGGTCTTGTTCAACCAATTGCAGCATTGATTGCCGTTAGCATCACAGATGCAGCATGTTGATGTAGTGCGCATTGCTGAGAAACCCGGAGAGGAGAAGGGATTGTTTCCGTGAATTTGCGTCGCACCCAAGGCTTGTGGTGCTGTCACGTGTGGCATCATTGATCATGAAGGCGTTCCGAGCAAAATGTTCATGTTTGCTTGAAATCTTTGACGAGAATGTCTGAGGTGGTTTAGGACCTCTTTAAAAGGACACTCAAGTTGAATAACAATTTACATGAGACTGAAAGTTCAAGGTATGACAACATctgaaacgacaatattatcaacatgagtgccctacttaccgagaaattgaggGAAATGTAGAACACATGTGCCACAGTACGACATTCTCAATATGGTCCCGATCACGTCAGAGCTAAAGCTTgcaataatcactagtaatcgaaccaGCTGCACTTAataccttccgtgcatcaagaaacgtgataaaatgctgcttgtaaTAAAATAACTGCCGGTAGTTACTATGGAGAATGGCCCAAGTGGttgaaaagttcaattttcgcctggctAATCTGGACAGGTCGTGTCATCTAGCAAGGCCCAATTGAACCAAGCACATTTGCCATCttggagccaatggcaggaaattgttcaatgaccgttgttgctgctgtggctcccgctgctttcgttctgctgttACTATTGTcggcggccgcgcagtaaagccgggcaacgttgtgcatggcaacaatGACGCGAGAGGTTCTGCTTGAGGCGAGTAATTTGAACACAATGCGGACAACTAAAAcgggattttatttcaaaa
Coding sequences within:
- the LOC119167102 gene encoding ataxin-3, whose product is MERIFHEKQEGSLCAQHCLNGLLQGEYFTAVDLATIAQQIDEQERETMAEGGLNSDDYQRFVHQPSGNLDDSGYFSVQVIASALKVWGLELVPYSSTDAVAQAAQADPTQSTAYICNYKDHWFTIRKLGSRWFNLNSLLSGPQPISRTYLALFLAQLQQEGYSIFVVVGELPQCQADDFHEEDSDPDLQEALQQSLQESQQAKTPTEASTLSDDEMLEAALRLSMES